One region of Haladaptatus cibarius D43 genomic DNA includes:
- a CDS encoding NAD(P)/FAD-dependent oxidoreductase yields MSESYVIVGDGIAGSSAAETIREAKPDADVAVITDEGEALYNRILIKEFAKGKLPEAPISIHEEDWYDERDIDLELNTFVTHIDADAHEVHTHDSGTFAYDKLLVATGGTPTQLPVDNSDADGIHHFWTFQDARAIAEGAEQADTGVVVGAGLLGIDLAAICGEQDVDAHYIMRGNRWWRYGLSLDGAEIIHDALEEKGVTPVLESGVNGFKTDDDGNVVATLDAEDNEYESEFVGIAIGLNFNTEYLQGSGVETDSGVVVDQYMQTNVDDIYAAGDITRYYDVILDEYAQNGSWGSAKQQGAVAGKNMVADSDEEKEEFRWVSSYSITHFDFPFLSFGFPTMGDDECEEKYSDTEWRRLAFKDGKLIGGVLIGDIAPQGKYKDLIRNEVEVADQKDILLEKEFDPDKLALPQEQ; encoded by the coding sequence ATGAGCGAATCGTACGTAATCGTCGGTGATGGTATCGCGGGCAGTTCCGCGGCGGAAACCATCCGCGAAGCCAAACCCGACGCTGACGTTGCCGTCATTACCGACGAGGGCGAAGCCCTCTACAACCGGATTCTTATCAAGGAGTTCGCCAAAGGCAAACTCCCCGAAGCACCGATTTCCATTCACGAAGAAGACTGGTACGACGAGCGAGACATCGACCTCGAACTGAACACGTTCGTCACGCACATCGACGCAGACGCACACGAAGTCCACACTCACGACAGCGGTACCTTCGCGTACGACAAACTACTCGTCGCCACGGGCGGCACGCCGACCCAACTGCCGGTAGACAACAGCGATGCTGACGGCATCCACCACTTCTGGACGTTCCAAGACGCTCGAGCAATCGCGGAGGGTGCGGAACAGGCGGACACCGGCGTCGTCGTCGGTGCCGGTCTGCTCGGTATCGACCTCGCGGCGATTTGCGGTGAACAGGACGTCGACGCCCACTACATCATGCGCGGTAATCGCTGGTGGCGCTACGGTCTGAGTCTCGACGGTGCGGAAATCATCCACGACGCGCTCGAAGAAAAGGGCGTCACGCCGGTTCTCGAAAGCGGCGTCAACGGGTTCAAAACGGACGACGACGGCAACGTGGTCGCCACGCTGGACGCCGAGGACAACGAGTACGAAAGCGAGTTCGTCGGCATCGCAATCGGTCTCAACTTCAACACCGAGTACCTGCAAGGGAGCGGTGTGGAGACGGACAGCGGCGTCGTCGTTGACCAGTACATGCAGACCAACGTTGACGACATCTACGCCGCTGGCGACATTACGCGCTACTACGACGTGATTTTGGACGAGTACGCCCAGAACGGGTCGTGGGGCAGTGCGAAACAGCAGGGTGCGGTCGCTGGCAAAAACATGGTCGCAGATTCCGACGAGGAAAAAGAGGAGTTCCGCTGGGTGTCTTCGTACTCCATCACCCACTTTGACTTCCCGTTCCTCTCCTTTGGCTTCCCGACGATGGGCGACGACGAATGCGAGGAAAAGTACAGCGACACCGAATGGCGGCGTCTCGCGTTCAAAGACGGCAAACTAATCGGCGGCGTCCTCATCGGCGACATCGCGCCACAGGGCAAGTACAAAGACCTCATCCGGAACGAGGTCGAGGTCGCAGACCAGAAGGACATCCTGCTCGAAAAGGAGTTCGACCCGGACAAACTCGCACTCCCGCAGGAACAGTAG
- a CDS encoding DUF6149 family protein, with amino-acid sequence MKIRQNARHFASRKALELPVVSDVVKSKLVDLHTKIFLKKADPEHQEERRERLDAFFGATMDSYLAALQEGAPEAEAREITHIQANFDFYNHGWTEMMEFPGDELEDHYERYETFFKRYGITIADPLGEFEPEEMPEAPSTPEKLDNPEHPHAEGGFADDVYVEGDDGEVRIGGQDEPEDVDISDAVGVDEGEA; translated from the coding sequence ATGAAAATTCGTCAGAACGCCCGCCACTTCGCGTCGAGAAAGGCGCTCGAACTCCCCGTCGTGAGCGACGTGGTGAAGTCGAAACTGGTGGACTTGCACACGAAAATCTTCCTGAAGAAGGCAGACCCGGAGCATCAGGAAGAACGCAGAGAACGCCTCGACGCCTTTTTCGGCGCGACAATGGACTCCTATCTCGCCGCACTGCAGGAAGGTGCCCCGGAAGCCGAGGCCCGCGAAATCACGCATATTCAGGCCAACTTCGACTTCTACAACCACGGCTGGACGGAGATGATGGAGTTCCCCGGCGACGAACTCGAAGACCACTACGAACGCTACGAGACGTTCTTCAAACGATACGGAATCACCATCGCCGACCCACTCGGCGAGTTCGAACCGGAGGAGATGCCCGAAGCACCATCGACGCCGGAAAAATTGGATAACCCCGAACACCCCCACGCCGAAGGTGGCTTCGCGGACGACGTGTACGTCGAAGGCGACGACGGCGAGGTCAGAATCGGCGGCCAAGACGAACCCGAAGACGTGGACATCTCGGATGCGGTCGGTGTAGACGAAGGCGAAGCGTAA
- a CDS encoding universal stress protein, producing MYERILIPIDGSEAAANAIPHALNLAETYGAGLYTVSVVDTDEADESETREAMFDEFEAESREMVEDVIRRAEERDIRTTAGSIAEGKPHRAILDYADVRDIDLIVMGTHGRGGIRYPLRRSVTEKVVRRTPVPVVCVRLGKGEAVGERGNGEEN from the coding sequence ATGTACGAACGAATACTCATCCCAATCGACGGGAGTGAAGCGGCGGCAAACGCGATTCCACACGCGCTGAATTTGGCCGAAACCTACGGTGCAGGACTCTACACCGTCTCCGTTGTAGACACAGACGAAGCAGACGAGAGCGAAACGCGCGAAGCGATGTTCGACGAGTTCGAAGCCGAATCACGGGAAATGGTCGAAGACGTGATTCGGCGGGCGGAAGAGCGCGACATCCGAACGACTGCCGGTTCGATTGCCGAGGGAAAGCCACACCGGGCGATTTTGGATTATGCCGATGTTCGAGACATCGACCTCATCGTCATGGGGACGCACGGTCGCGGCGGTATCCGGTATCCGCTTCGCCGCAGTGTCACCGAAAAAGTGGTTCGGCGGACGCCAGTTCCGGTGGTGTGTGTTCGACTCGGGAAAGGGGAAGCGGTCGGGGAACGCGGGAACGGAGAGGAAAACTGA
- a CDS encoding DUF5828 family protein yields MEESVAGFKEQGDWVTIVEHGERITEALTEEGVEDSDSDFEEWNDWRPKVHERLREDVKEKTAEQASPSEGEGEKAGKSPTEDVDAAGDELKDSMSELADGDVEDAVKEGQESVERATRAVDTAGRKALRAVEETVYKHVMTKVSPVYFDNELVSANVERTRDADQRYVFEVNVNQDDLKDRVRDRLEEYEERKRWRGEAEKETESVEAAEGTESPE; encoded by the coding sequence ATGGAGGAGAGTGTCGCGGGGTTCAAAGAACAGGGGGATTGGGTCACCATCGTCGAACACGGCGAACGAATCACGGAAGCCCTAACCGAGGAAGGTGTCGAAGACTCCGACTCGGACTTCGAGGAGTGGAACGACTGGCGGCCGAAAGTTCACGAGCGTCTCCGGGAGGACGTAAAAGAGAAAACCGCGGAGCAGGCGAGTCCGTCGGAAGGAGAAGGCGAAAAGGCGGGAAAATCCCCGACCGAGGACGTGGATGCCGCGGGAGACGAACTGAAAGATTCGATGTCAGAACTCGCAGACGGGGACGTAGAAGACGCAGTGAAGGAGGGCCAAGAATCAGTCGAGCGTGCGACTCGCGCAGTTGATACGGCGGGGCGCAAAGCACTGCGAGCGGTGGAGGAGACGGTGTACAAACACGTCATGACGAAGGTATCGCCGGTGTACTTCGACAATGAACTCGTCAGCGCCAACGTCGAGCGAACGCGGGACGCAGACCAACGATACGTCTTCGAGGTGAACGTCAATCAGGACGACCTGAAAGACCGCGTCCGCGACCGTCTCGAAGAGTACGAAGAGAGAAAGCGATGGCGCGGAGAGGCAGAAAAAGAAACCGAATCGGTGGAGGCCGCGGAGGGAACCGAATCGCCGGAGTGA
- a CDS encoding inorganic phosphate transporter, translated as MVGVEQIAVLSVGAVASFFMAWTVGAGWTPYAPSVGARTMTIMRAAFFTGLFGIAGAVLQGANVTEAMAAGLIEGVSISPIGAVIALTVAAGLVAIGVFRGYPLATAFTATGAIIGVGLALGGQPAYAKYQQILLLWVLTPFLCGGTAYGLARLIRRDDVPDEYTIPLFGGLVGLILANSPFTLLAPEQGGASIAAVLSEELPLSPLLGLAVMSLLVGLILGGILLLEVRSSVRRGQRHLLFGIGALVSFSAGGSQVGLAVGPLVPMLTPLELPILVVLVFGGLGVMFGAWMGAPRMIKALARDFSSLGPRRATAALIPAFAIAQTAVLFGIPVSFNEIIVSAVIGSGYAVGGEKTSTGKILYTVLGWIVSLFLSFVLAFGLLTGVEML; from the coding sequence ATGGTGGGAGTCGAACAGATAGCAGTGTTGAGCGTCGGTGCGGTGGCGAGTTTCTTCATGGCGTGGACAGTCGGGGCGGGATGGACTCCCTACGCCCCCAGCGTCGGCGCGCGAACGATGACGATTATGCGCGCGGCCTTCTTCACGGGACTGTTCGGCATCGCGGGGGCGGTGTTGCAGGGCGCGAACGTCACGGAGGCGATGGCCGCCGGACTCATCGAGGGTGTCTCTATTTCGCCGATTGGGGCGGTCATCGCGCTCACGGTTGCGGCGGGATTGGTCGCAATCGGCGTCTTCCGCGGCTATCCGCTGGCGACTGCGTTCACCGCGACAGGAGCGATTATCGGCGTCGGACTGGCATTGGGGGGACAGCCAGCCTACGCGAAATACCAACAAATCCTCTTGCTGTGGGTGCTGACGCCGTTTCTCTGCGGCGGCACCGCCTACGGACTTGCGCGACTAATTCGCCGAGATGACGTGCCCGACGAGTACACGATTCCGCTGTTCGGTGGCTTGGTGGGACTCATCCTCGCAAACTCGCCGTTTACCTTGCTCGCGCCCGAGCAGGGCGGAGCGTCGATTGCGGCGGTTCTCTCCGAGGAACTGCCGCTTTCGCCACTGCTCGGCCTCGCTGTGATGAGCCTGCTTGTCGGCCTAATTCTCGGCGGAATCCTGCTGCTAGAAGTTCGGTCGAGCGTCAGGCGAGGCCAACGCCATCTGCTGTTCGGCATCGGCGCGCTCGTTTCGTTTTCCGCAGGGGGTAGTCAGGTCGGACTCGCGGTTGGCCCGCTCGTCCCGATGCTCACGCCGCTCGAACTGCCCATTCTCGTCGTTCTCGTCTTCGGCGGTCTGGGCGTCATGTTCGGTGCGTGGATGGGCGCACCGCGGATGATAAAGGCGCTCGCGCGGGATTTTTCGTCGCTCGGCCCGCGGCGAGCCACCGCCGCGCTGATTCCGGCGTTCGCTATCGCTCAGACCGCGGTGTTGTTCGGGATTCCCGTCTCGTTCAACGAAATCATCGTGAGCGCAGTCATCGGAAGCGGCTACGCCGTCGGCGGGGAGAAAACGAGCACCGGAAAAATCCTCTACACGGTTCTCGGATGGATCGTCTCATTATTCCTCTCGTTCGTGTTGGCGTTTGGACTGTTAACGGGTGTAGAGATGCTGTAA
- a CDS encoding NAD(P)/FAD-dependent oxidoreductase produces the protein MIGIVGGGIAGLAAAYRLQQHDYDVQVFEASDDLGGLAATYETNGDRIEKFYHHLSASEETIIDLMDELGLGDDLEWPIGKNAYYVDGVVHPLDKPWEILAYPHMSAYDKFRLALLTQEIDVRGGIPKFDTYERLEDFEDVPIDEFLVEHTSRGVYENFFGPLLDAKFGSRKEDVSAAWLLGRIKFRGERDLLRGEPLGYLRGGFGRLIDALIEEVGEENITTGVRVSDIDTEGGEVRSLTTEATPTAKAATADGGTVDEETATETHDVDGVVVAAMPNVLEGLTGYECDIDFQGAVCALVTMDESLTDTYWLNIGHEAPFGALIEHTNYIPSERYGGDHLLYVASYIQDYEEELWQMDDDEVEDLWLSHIAEMFPDWNRDSVKQFRLARNPRAAPVYERGYLDMVVPYDLGDDIAEGIYYAGMASKAQYPERSLNGGIVAGYECADRIAGRKQIISPQ, from the coding sequence ATGATAGGTATCGTCGGTGGGGGAATCGCCGGATTGGCCGCCGCCTACCGCCTCCAGCAGCACGACTACGACGTGCAAGTATTCGAAGCGAGCGACGACCTCGGCGGACTCGCCGCGACCTACGAGACGAACGGCGACCGAATCGAGAAGTTCTACCACCACCTCTCTGCGTCCGAGGAAACCATCATCGATCTCATGGATGAACTCGGACTGGGCGACGATTTGGAGTGGCCCATCGGGAAAAACGCCTACTACGTCGATGGCGTCGTCCACCCGCTCGACAAGCCGTGGGAAATCCTCGCCTACCCGCACATGAGCGCCTACGACAAGTTCCGGTTGGCCCTGCTAACGCAGGAAATCGACGTTCGGGGCGGCATTCCGAAGTTCGACACCTACGAGCGACTGGAGGATTTCGAGGACGTGCCGATAGACGAGTTCCTCGTAGAACACACCTCTCGAGGAGTTTACGAGAACTTCTTCGGCCCGCTTCTGGATGCGAAGTTCGGAAGCAGAAAGGAAGACGTGAGCGCGGCGTGGCTCCTCGGCCGCATCAAATTCCGCGGCGAGCGCGACCTGCTCCGTGGCGAACCACTGGGCTACCTCCGCGGCGGCTTCGGTCGTCTCATCGACGCACTCATCGAGGAAGTCGGCGAGGAGAACATCACGACCGGCGTGCGCGTCAGCGACATCGACACCGAAGGCGGGGAGGTTCGGTCGCTTACGACCGAAGCGACCCCCACGGCGAAAGCCGCCACCGCAGATGGTGGAACAGTGGACGAAGAAACTGCGACCGAAACGCACGACGTTGACGGCGTCGTCGTCGCGGCGATGCCCAACGTTCTGGAGGGACTCACGGGATACGAATGCGACATCGACTTCCAAGGGGCGGTCTGTGCCCTCGTGACGATGGACGAATCGCTGACCGACACCTACTGGCTCAACATCGGCCACGAGGCACCGTTCGGCGCGCTTATCGAGCATACGAACTACATCCCGTCGGAACGGTACGGCGGCGATCACTTGCTCTACGTGGCAAGTTACATTCAGGACTACGAGGAAGAGCTGTGGCAGATGGACGACGACGAAGTAGAAGACCTGTGGCTCTCCCACATCGCGGAGATGTTCCCCGACTGGAACCGCGACTCGGTGAAGCAGTTCCGTCTCGCGCGCAACCCGCGCGCCGCACCGGTGTACGAACGCGGCTATCTCGACATGGTCGTGCCCTACGACCTCGGCGACGACATCGCGGAGGGCATCTACTACGCCGGAATGGCGAGCAAGGCCCAGTACCCCGAGCGCAGTCTGAACGGCGGCATCGTCGCCGGCTACGAATGCGCCGACAGAATCGCGGGCAGAAAACAGATTATCAGTCCTCAGTAA
- the mptA gene encoding GTP cyclohydrolase MptA, whose product MKQQLPDVQATAPDVTVGLNRVGVTGVEKLVEIARSDKRPYVLTAEFDVLVDLPSWRKGADMSRNMEVVDEVLEDAVSEPTYRVEDVCGDAAERLLEKHDYTTKAEVSMEAEFMVRDTTPESGRPTQATVDIIASATASEEEETREEIGARVTGMTVCPCSQGMMSGRAKKKLLDLGVGEQEVKEFLREIPQAGHSQRGHATLTVESTGAPEVDLHELIEVARDSMSARIYNLAKRPDEDHMTFQAHADAKFVEDCVRDMAHGVVEQFPDLPDDAVVTMKQSNDESIHQHNAHAERVAEVGMLREEVAESLDE is encoded by the coding sequence ATGAAACAGCAACTCCCCGACGTGCAGGCTACGGCACCCGACGTGACGGTCGGGTTGAACCGAGTTGGCGTAACCGGCGTGGAAAAACTGGTCGAAATTGCTCGTTCCGACAAACGACCCTACGTGCTGACCGCCGAGTTCGACGTGCTCGTTGACCTTCCGAGCTGGCGCAAAGGCGCGGACATGAGCCGAAATATGGAAGTCGTAGACGAAGTCCTCGAAGACGCCGTCAGCGAACCGACCTACCGCGTCGAGGACGTGTGCGGCGACGCCGCCGAACGATTGCTCGAAAAACACGACTACACGACCAAGGCCGAAGTAAGCATGGAAGCGGAGTTCATGGTGCGCGATACGACGCCCGAAAGCGGTCGCCCGACGCAGGCAACCGTGGACATCATCGCCAGCGCAACCGCGAGCGAAGAGGAAGAAACGAGAGAAGAAATCGGCGCGCGCGTAACCGGCATGACAGTCTGTCCCTGCTCGCAGGGCATGATGAGCGGGAGAGCGAAAAAGAAACTCCTCGACCTCGGCGTCGGCGAACAGGAAGTCAAAGAGTTCCTGCGCGAAATCCCGCAAGCGGGCCACTCCCAGCGTGGGCACGCAACCCTGACAGTCGAAAGTACGGGTGCGCCGGAAGTGGACCTACACGAACTCATCGAGGTTGCTCGAGATTCCATGAGCGCCCGAATCTACAACCTCGCAAAGCGCCCCGACGAAGACCACATGACGTTTCAGGCGCACGCCGACGCGAAGTTCGTGGAAGACTGCGTGCGCGACATGGCCCACGGCGTGGTCGAGCAGTTCCCCGACCTGCCGGACGACGCCGTCGTGACGATGAAACAGAGCAACGACGAGTCCATCCACCAGCACAACGCCCACGCGGAGCGTGTGGCCGAAGTCGGGATGTTGCGCGAGGAAGTTGCTGAATCGCTAGACGAATAA
- a CDS encoding NAD(+)/NADH kinase gives MNVGIVAQRGNERAATLAGRLQETLTEEGVTVRIDAATAEQLGIDGVDVSRMTENDLVVSIGGDGTFLFAASGAGGTPILGVNLGEVGFLNAVAPEEAVDEVRAVVAEYHEDGKIPSRAVPRLRASGDGDWSVHPALNEIVIQGAQRGHGQGLDYEVHIDGVEYGEGHADGVLISTPTGSTAYNLSEGGPLVHPGVDGLVFTEMCAQNPMPPLVFDPDHDVVIRVENAPFAVVGSDGTQVRIEPPETITVSLAPEPAHIAGPSTNFFGALSKLD, from the coding sequence ATGAACGTCGGTATCGTCGCGCAGAGGGGAAACGAACGGGCCGCGACACTCGCAGGGCGATTGCAGGAGACGCTTACCGAGGAGGGCGTCACAGTTCGAATCGACGCCGCGACCGCCGAGCAGTTGGGGATTGACGGGGTCGATGTCTCACGAATGACGGAAAACGACCTCGTCGTGAGCATCGGCGGCGACGGCACCTTCCTCTTCGCTGCCAGTGGAGCAGGCGGAACGCCGATTCTGGGCGTGAATCTGGGAGAGGTCGGCTTTCTCAACGCTGTCGCGCCGGAGGAAGCAGTGGACGAAGTCCGCGCAGTCGTGGCGGAGTATCACGAAGACGGGAAAATTCCGTCACGGGCAGTACCACGTCTTCGCGCGAGCGGAGACGGCGACTGGTCGGTTCACCCCGCGCTGAACGAAATCGTGATTCAGGGCGCACAGCGCGGCCACGGACAGGGACTCGACTACGAAGTACACATCGACGGCGTGGAGTACGGCGAGGGCCACGCCGACGGCGTACTGATTTCGACGCCAACGGGGAGTACGGCCTACAACCTCAGTGAGGGTGGCCCGCTGGTACATCCGGGCGTCGATGGACTGGTGTTCACCGAAATGTGCGCGCAAAACCCCATGCCACCGCTCGTGTTCGACCCCGACCACGATGTCGTGATTCGCGTCGAAAATGCGCCGTTTGCTGTCGTCGGAAGCGACGGAACGCAGGTTCGAATCGAACCGCCGGAGACGATTACGGTGTCACTCGCGCCGGAACCGGCCCACATCGCCGGGCCGTCCACGAACTTCTTCGGGGCGCTTTCGAAGCTGGACTGA
- a CDS encoding KaiC domain-containing protein: MTEEDDWFEAALRDDDGEEDSTDDEPTDEPDSPDFPDAPDSSELPTEKREDSPAGNPGFGADEMATPSADQETKPPETPDESNTDESNSESLFDDDFASAFSSAPGAGPSNESDFGGGFGGGDGGFDAGGGFDGGFGGGFDTGGFDDEAFESDIPRTDIGIDGLDSMIQGGVPERTLMVAIGNAGTGKTTFGLQFLDHALSRGESAVYVTLEESHERIVNSATEKGWPYDEYVEDDLLAIVDLDPIEMANSLSSIQSELPGLVRDFGATRLVLDSVSLLEMMYEAQSSRRNEIYDFTRSLKQAGVTTMLTSEASDDNPYASRHGIIEYLTDAVFVLQYVRSTDDFRETRLAVEIQKIRDANHSREIKPYDITDEGISVYQQANLF; this comes from the coding sequence GTGACCGAGGAAGACGACTGGTTCGAGGCCGCACTTCGTGACGACGATGGGGAGGAAGACAGTACTGACGACGAGCCAACAGATGAGCCGGATTCGCCCGACTTCCCCGATGCGCCCGATTCGTCGGAACTCCCGACCGAGAAACGCGAAGATTCCCCCGCAGGCAACCCGGGATTCGGCGCGGACGAGATGGCGACACCCAGTGCTGACCAAGAGACGAAACCTCCCGAAACGCCGGACGAGTCGAACACGGACGAATCGAACAGCGAGTCGCTGTTCGACGACGACTTTGCTTCCGCATTTTCGAGCGCACCCGGCGCAGGCCCCAGCAACGAATCGGATTTCGGTGGCGGGTTCGGCGGCGGCGATGGCGGTTTCGATGCTGGCGGCGGTTTCGATGGTGGGTTCGGCGGCGGGTTCGACACCGGCGGCTTCGACGACGAAGCGTTCGAATCGGACATCCCCCGAACCGACATCGGCATCGACGGCCTCGACAGCATGATTCAGGGCGGCGTCCCCGAACGAACCCTGATGGTCGCTATCGGCAACGCCGGAACCGGGAAAACAACCTTTGGACTCCAGTTTTTAGACCACGCACTGTCGCGCGGCGAAAGCGCCGTCTACGTCACGCTGGAGGAGAGCCACGAGCGAATCGTCAACAGCGCGACAGAGAAAGGCTGGCCCTACGACGAGTACGTCGAAGATGACCTGCTCGCAATCGTGGATTTAGACCCAATCGAGATGGCCAACTCGCTGTCGAGCATCCAGAGCGAACTCCCCGGCCTCGTCCGTGATTTCGGCGCGACCCGCCTCGTTCTCGACTCCGTCTCCCTGCTCGAAATGATGTACGAAGCGCAGTCGTCACGTCGAAACGAGATTTACGACTTCACCCGGAGTCTGAAGCAAGCGGGCGTCACGACCATGCTGACGAGCGAAGCCAGCGACGACAACCCCTACGCCTCCCGTCACGGCATCATCGAATATCTCACCGACGCCGTGTTCGTCCTCCAGTACGTCCGAAGCACGGACGATTTCCGCGAAACCCGACTCGCCGTCGAAATTCAGAAGATTCGGGACGCGAACCACTCCCGCGAAATCAAACCCTACGACATCACCGACGAAGGAATCAGCGTGTATCAGCAGGCGAATCTATTCTAA
- a CDS encoding universal stress protein: MGKRILVPIDGSEQSTKALDYVLREFPDAETTVINVIDPIDVGYSSTVGMPGYSEEWYEDSKTRAEALFTEARETAEEHGATLSTATEVGRPSQVIVDYAEDNDFDHIVMGSHGRSGVSRILLGSVAETVVRRSPMPVTVVR, translated from the coding sequence ATGGGAAAGCGGATTCTCGTTCCAATCGACGGGTCAGAGCAGTCCACGAAAGCACTCGACTACGTACTGCGGGAGTTTCCGGACGCCGAAACTACCGTCATCAACGTCATCGACCCCATCGACGTGGGGTACAGTTCGACGGTCGGGATGCCCGGCTATTCCGAGGAGTGGTACGAAGATTCGAAAACGCGCGCGGAGGCACTGTTCACGGAGGCGCGGGAAACCGCGGAGGAACACGGTGCGACCCTCTCGACGGCGACGGAAGTCGGACGCCCGTCGCAGGTCATCGTGGACTACGCCGAGGACAACGATTTCGACCACATCGTGATGGGCAGTCACGGCCGCTCCGGCGTCTCCCGAATCCTTCTGGGAAGCGTCGCTGAAACCGTCGTTCGACGCTCGCCGATGCCCGTGACCGTAGTTCGATAA
- a CDS encoding DUF7504 family protein, which translates to MGLDGIEFRGDESVPGFSNLLAELKTGGCNLLITGPVSERVSARATRTLLGDPAADRKRIVALTDSTTRRVEPCLPTGVRLDSSNVWVIDQRNGERSIPTSASVADVELPSRRDGQNELWNLAEEIVLAIGFFDTTTGGLEPAGLRLSVDSLSFLAEQHSRTEFECFLRMLTAIIRGVRAMGHYHLPIADDDPLVTELSPLFDARIELRQRDGLVPEQRWHVPAYERSTNWVRL; encoded by the coding sequence ATGGGGCTCGACGGTATCGAGTTTCGCGGCGACGAAAGCGTCCCCGGATTCTCGAATCTGCTCGCGGAACTCAAAACAGGCGGATGCAACCTCCTCATCACTGGACCGGTGTCAGAACGTGTCAGTGCGCGAGCGACGCGAACGCTTCTTGGCGACCCTGCAGCCGACCGCAAACGGATTGTGGCGCTGACCGATTCGACGACGCGACGCGTCGAACCGTGTCTGCCGACCGGAGTTCGACTCGACAGCTCCAACGTCTGGGTCATCGACCAGCGAAACGGCGAGCGGTCGATACCGACCAGCGCCAGCGTTGCAGACGTCGAACTTCCGTCTCGACGGGATGGCCAAAACGAACTGTGGAATCTCGCCGAGGAAATCGTTCTCGCAATCGGTTTTTTCGACACGACGACGGGCGGACTGGAACCGGCCGGACTCCGTCTGTCGGTCGATTCGTTGAGTTTTCTGGCCGAACAGCACTCCCGCACGGAGTTCGAGTGTTTCTTACGGATGCTCACCGCGATTATTCGGGGCGTGCGAGCAATGGGCCACTACCACCTGCCGATAGCGGACGACGACCCGCTCGTGACGGAACTGTCGCCCCTGTTCGACGCGCGTATCGAACTCCGCCAACGTGATGGATTGGTGCCGGAACAACGATGGCACGTGCCTGCATACGAACGAAGTACCAACTGGGTACGACTCTGA